The following are encoded in a window of Mycobacterium decipiens genomic DNA:
- a CDS encoding sulfotransferase family protein, with product MTGRTDIGTVDELHASATKLVGLDDFGTDEDNYREALGVLLNSYHAEAGLTVLGSKMNRFFLRGALVARLLSESAWKRYPQHADVVIERPIFVTGLVRTGTTALHRLLGADPAHQGLHMWLAEYPQPRPPRETWETNPLYRQLDAQFAQHHEENPGYTGLHFMAAYELEECWQLLRQSLHSVSYETLAHVPSYAEWLSEQDWTPSYRRHRRNLQLIGLNDADKRWVLKNPSHLFALDALMATYPDALVVQTHRPVETIMPSMCSLAQHTTEGWSTTFVGAQIGADAMETWSRGLQRFNAARARYDAAQFYDVDYQDLIADPLGTAADIYRYFGLPLTEEARQAMSAIHAESQTGARAPKHTYSLADYGLTGETVKERFAGL from the coding sequence ATGACCGGTCGTACCGATATCGGCACCGTCGACGAATTGCACGCGTCGGCCACCAAACTGGTCGGGCTCGACGATTTCGGCACGGACGAGGACAACTATCGCGAGGCGCTCGGCGTGCTGTTGAACTCGTACCATGCCGAGGCCGGCCTCACCGTGTTGGGCAGCAAGATGAACCGGTTCTTTCTGCGCGGCGCGCTGGTGGCGAGGCTGCTGTCCGAGTCCGCCTGGAAGCGGTATCCGCAGCACGCGGACGTCGTCATCGAACGGCCCATCTTCGTCACCGGGTTGGTGCGCACCGGCACCACCGCGCTGCACCGGCTGCTCGGCGCCGACCCGGCCCACCAAGGCCTGCACATGTGGCTGGCCGAGTACCCGCAGCCGCGTCCCCCGCGGGAAACCTGGGAAACCAACCCGTTGTATCGCCAGCTCGACGCGCAGTTCGCCCAGCACCACGAAGAGAACCCCGGGTACACCGGCCTGCACTTCATGGCCGCATATGAGTTGGAGGAATGCTGGCAGCTGCTGCGGCAGTCGCTGCATTCGGTGTCCTACGAGACCCTGGCGCATGTACCCAGCTACGCCGAATGGCTGTCGGAACAGGACTGGACCCCGTCCTATCGTCGGCACCGCCGCAACCTTCAGCTGATCGGACTCAACGACGCCGACAAGCGGTGGGTGCTGAAGAATCCCAGCCACCTGTTCGCGTTGGACGCCTTGATGGCGACCTATCCCGATGCCCTCGTGGTGCAGACCCATCGGCCGGTCGAGACGATCATGCCCTCGATGTGCTCGCTGGCCCAGCACACCACCGAAGGGTGGTCGACGACGTTCGTCGGCGCCCAGATCGGCGCGGACGCAATGGAAACCTGGTCGCGCGGGCTGCAGCGGTTCAACGCCGCACGGGCCAGATACGATGCGGCCCAGTTCTACGACGTCGACTACCAGGATTTGATCGCCGATCCGCTCGGCACGGCCGCCGACATCTATCGGTACTTCGGTCTGCCCCTAACCGAGGAGGCGAGACAGGCCATGTCGGCTATCCACGCCGAAA